In a single window of the Rhodothermales bacterium genome:
- a CDS encoding sigma-54 dependent transcriptional regulator: MPLGHVLVIDDNEDVLTAVRLLLGGRDFEVTTATSPDALPALLREGRFDAILLDMNFQRDASSGKEGLHWLDRILTYDPAAAVVMITAYGDVDLAVRAMKRGALDFVTKPWQNEKLVATISTAMRLRRTRDEADRLRAQRDALGEDLDGKLGEIVGQSPAMQRVFETVRKVAPTDANVLVLGENGTGKELVARALHRLSARADEVFVAVDLGSLSESLFESELFGYVKGAFTGADEDRAGRFEVAHGGTLFLDEIGNIPPVQQQKLLTVLQNREVCRVGSTAARPVDIRLVSATNRPIYESVKDRTFRQDLLYRINTVEIRLPPLRERDGDLRLLAEHFVGVYARKYAKTVTGLSESAIEKMESYTWPGNVRELQHTVERAVILSDGSTLQPSDLLFSAPSDDTLDAERGEAMLELETFDLERVEREVIRKALSKHGGNISRAAEALGLTRKSLYRRIEKYGL, translated from the coding sequence ATGCCCCTCGGCCACGTCCTCGTCATCGACGACAACGAAGACGTCCTCACGGCCGTCCGCCTCCTCCTCGGCGGGCGCGACTTCGAGGTCACGACGGCGACCTCGCCCGACGCCCTCCCGGCGCTCCTGCGCGAGGGCCGCTTCGACGCGATCCTGCTCGACATGAACTTCCAGCGCGACGCGTCCTCCGGCAAAGAGGGGCTCCACTGGCTCGACCGGATCCTGACGTACGACCCCGCCGCCGCCGTCGTGATGATTACGGCCTACGGCGACGTGGACCTCGCGGTCCGTGCGATGAAGCGCGGCGCGCTCGACTTCGTGACGAAGCCGTGGCAGAACGAGAAGCTCGTCGCCACGATCTCGACGGCGATGCGGCTGCGGCGCACCCGCGACGAGGCCGACCGCCTCCGCGCCCAGCGCGACGCCCTCGGCGAAGACCTCGACGGCAAGCTCGGCGAGATCGTCGGGCAGAGCCCGGCCATGCAGCGCGTCTTCGAGACCGTCCGCAAGGTCGCGCCGACGGACGCGAACGTGCTCGTGCTCGGCGAGAACGGGACGGGGAAAGAGCTCGTTGCGCGGGCTCTCCACCGCCTCAGCGCCCGCGCCGACGAAGTCTTCGTCGCCGTCGATCTCGGCTCGCTCTCCGAGAGCCTGTTCGAGAGCGAGCTGTTCGGCTACGTCAAAGGCGCGTTCACCGGGGCCGACGAGGACCGGGCGGGCCGCTTCGAGGTCGCCCACGGCGGGACGCTGTTCCTCGATGAGATCGGCAACATCCCGCCGGTCCAGCAGCAGAAGCTGCTCACCGTGCTCCAGAACCGCGAGGTCTGCCGCGTCGGCTCGACGGCGGCGCGGCCCGTCGACATCCGCCTCGTCTCGGCGACGAACCGGCCGATCTACGAGTCCGTGAAGGACCGCACGTTTCGGCAGGACCTGCTCTACCGGATCAACACGGTCGAGATTCGGCTGCCGCCCTTGCGCGAGCGCGACGGCGACCTCCGGCTGCTGGCCGAGCACTTCGTCGGGGTCTACGCGCGGAAGTACGCCAAGACCGTCACCGGGCTCTCCGAGAGCGCCATCGAAAAGATGGAGAGCTACACGTGGCCCGGCAACGTCCGCGAGTTGCAGCACACCGTCGAGCGCGCTGTGATCCTCTCCGACGGCTCGACGCTCCAGCCCTCGGACCTCCTCTTCTCCGCCCCGTCGGACGACACGCTCGACGCCGAGCGCGGCGAGGCGATGCTGGAATTAGAGACGTTCGACCTCGAACGGGTGGAGCGCGAGGTGATCCGCAAGGCGCTCTCGAAGCACGGCGGCAACATCAGCCGCGCCGCCGAGGCGCTCGGGCTGACGCGGAAGTCGCTCTACCGCCGCATCGAGAAATACGGCCTATGA
- a CDS encoding ATP-binding protein: MIKRLLRRYRIQLLLRLAAIVATVGAVLGLLVVGGTAWIAPALLVGLFAAVQVAALIRYTERTPRDLLRFLEAIRYDDLSLGVSAQGRGPMFEAIADRFAEVSEAFQQVRAEREEQAHYLQTVVRHVGVALIAFRDGGEVALLNTAAKRLLGLPRLRHIGGLGALSPRLAETLPALRSGERALVRVEHGDRTFDLAVHATHFRLAGEPHTLVSLQDIRSELEEREMEAWQSLTRVLTHEIVNSVAPIASLAGTANQLLHRDDVGDSAGLPDAREALQTIERRSQGLIHFVESYRSLTKIPKPTFALFPVADLFGNVQTLLRTSLAEQGVALTVEIDPPTLELAADEELIEQVLINLLLNAMQALEGQPEARITLRGRIGEAGRPVVEVRDNGPGILPEVRERIFVPFFTTKQTGSGIGLSLSRQILRLHGGTLTVRSTPGVETVFAMRF; this comes from the coding sequence ATGATTAAACGCCTGCTCCGGCGCTATCGCATCCAACTGCTCCTCCGCCTCGCGGCGATCGTCGCGACGGTGGGGGCGGTCCTGGGGCTGCTCGTCGTCGGAGGGACGGCGTGGATCGCCCCGGCGCTGCTCGTCGGGCTCTTCGCTGCGGTGCAGGTGGCGGCGCTCATCCGCTACACCGAGCGGACGCCGCGCGACCTCCTCCGCTTCCTCGAAGCGATCCGCTACGACGACCTCTCGCTCGGCGTCAGCGCGCAGGGGCGCGGGCCGATGTTCGAGGCCATCGCCGACCGCTTCGCCGAGGTGTCCGAGGCGTTTCAGCAGGTCCGTGCCGAGCGCGAGGAGCAGGCGCACTACCTCCAGACCGTCGTGCGGCACGTCGGCGTCGCGCTGATCGCGTTCCGCGACGGGGGCGAGGTGGCGCTGCTGAACACGGCGGCGAAGCGACTGCTCGGGCTGCCCCGGCTGCGCCACATCGGCGGGCTCGGGGCGCTGAGCCCGCGCCTCGCCGAGACGCTCCCCGCGCTCCGCTCCGGCGAGCGCGCCCTCGTCCGCGTCGAGCACGGGGATCGGACGTTCGACCTCGCGGTGCACGCGACGCACTTCCGCCTCGCGGGCGAGCCGCACACGCTCGTCTCGTTGCAAGACATCCGGAGCGAGCTCGAAGAGCGCGAGATGGAGGCGTGGCAGTCGCTCACGCGCGTGCTCACGCACGAGATCGTCAACTCCGTCGCGCCGATCGCCTCGCTCGCTGGGACGGCGAACCAACTCCTCCACCGCGACGACGTCGGCGACAGCGCGGGGCTGCCCGACGCCCGCGAAGCGCTGCAAACGATCGAGCGCCGCAGCCAGGGGCTCATCCACTTCGTCGAGTCGTACCGGAGCCTCACCAAGATCCCGAAGCCGACGTTCGCGCTCTTCCCCGTCGCCGACCTTTTCGGGAACGTGCAGACGTTGCTACGGACGAGCCTCGCCGAGCAGGGCGTCGCGCTCACCGTCGAGATCGACCCGCCGACGCTGGAGTTGGCCGCCGACGAGGAGCTGATCGAGCAAGTCCTCATCAACCTGCTGCTCAACGCGATGCAGGCGCTGGAGGGGCAGCCCGAGGCGCGGATCACGCTGCGCGGGCGGATCGGCGAGGCGGGGCGGCCGGTCGTGGAGGTGCGGGACAACGGGCCGGGGATCCTGCCCGAAGTCCGCGAGCGGATCTTCGTCCCGTTCTTCACGACGAAGCAGACGGGCAGCGGGATCGGGCTGAGCCTGAGCCGGCAGATCTTACGGCTCCACGGCGGCACGCTGACCGTCCGTTCCACGCCCGGCGTCGAGACCGTCTTCGCGATGCGATTCTGA
- the nrfH gene encoding cytochrome c nitrite reductase small subunit has protein sequence MRSDLNVVLFLVVLGLALGVGVFTFGYAKGASYLTNDPEACANCHVMDAHFDSWVKSSHRAVAVCNDCHTPSGLIPKYLTKASNGFWHSFAFTTGDFPDPLRIKEHNLEIAEDACTKCHADIVATVAPGPHAGVASGAERLAEGTTCTRCHNTVGHWVR, from the coding sequence ATGCGCTCTGATCTCAACGTCGTCCTGTTTCTCGTCGTCCTCGGGCTCGCGCTCGGCGTGGGCGTGTTCACCTTCGGCTACGCGAAGGGCGCGTCGTACCTCACGAACGACCCCGAGGCGTGCGCCAACTGCCACGTGATGGACGCGCACTTCGACTCGTGGGTGAAGTCGAGCCACCGCGCCGTCGCCGTCTGCAACGACTGCCACACGCCGTCCGGCCTCATCCCGAAGTACCTCACGAAGGCCTCGAACGGCTTCTGGCATTCGTTCGCGTTCACCACAGGCGATTTCCCCGACCCGCTTCGGATCAAGGAGCACAACCTCGAGATCGCCGAGGACGCATGCACGAAGTGCCACGCGGACATCGTGGCGACGGTGGCGCCGGGCCCGCACGCCGGCGTGGCCTCCGGCGCCGAGCGGCTGGCCGAGGGCACGACCTGCACCCGCTGCCACAATACCGTCGGCCACTGGGTCCGCTAA
- a CDS encoding ammonia-forming cytochrome c nitrite reductase subunit c552, which produces MAEPVPPRDDRPQDDHRGWRRWRWPLLIGIVALATVGLLALLTNIFERQQEARTPFQRVVELTDTTTNPATWGLNFPLQYELYLRTVDMTRTRYGGSEAIPKQPLEVDPREVVAHSRLVEDPRLREFWAGYAFAEDFREERGHAYMFIDQRFTQRQIVAQQPGTCINCHASTYTAYLELGDGDIMEGFERINQLPYQEAAELVEHPVSCIDCHDPETLELRVTRPAFINGIRELKASQGVEDFDVNEDATRLEMRTYVCGQCHVEYYFDGPEKRLTYPWSKGLTADSILAYYEENGHKDWTHAISGTSALKAQHPEFELYNQGIHARSGVTCADCHMPYIREGAMKVSDHWVRSPLLNLNNACQTCHRWSEEELAQRVHTIQDRTYEMRNTAIDATLQLTKQIAAAVEVGAPAADIEAARTYQRGAQFLADFIEAENSMGFHADQEAMRILAKSINLARLGQVALSGVPVPPTAPALPAPPQTVSPLAARTISTN; this is translated from the coding sequence ATGGCTGAGCCCGTTCCCCCTCGCGACGACCGCCCCCAGGATGACCATCGCGGTTGGCGCCGCTGGCGCTGGCCCCTGCTCATCGGCATCGTCGCGCTCGCGACGGTCGGGCTGCTGGCGCTGCTGACGAACATCTTCGAGCGGCAGCAGGAGGCGCGCACGCCGTTCCAGCGCGTCGTCGAACTCACGGATACCACCACGAACCCGGCGACGTGGGGGCTCAACTTCCCGCTCCAGTACGAGCTCTACCTCCGCACCGTGGATATGACGCGGACGCGCTACGGCGGCAGCGAGGCGATCCCGAAGCAGCCGCTCGAGGTCGACCCGCGTGAGGTGGTGGCGCACTCCCGACTCGTGGAGGACCCGCGCCTACGCGAGTTCTGGGCCGGCTACGCCTTCGCCGAAGACTTCCGCGAGGAGCGCGGCCACGCCTACATGTTCATCGACCAGCGGTTCACGCAGCGGCAGATCGTGGCGCAGCAGCCGGGCACGTGCATCAACTGCCACGCCTCGACCTATACGGCTTACCTCGAACTCGGTGACGGCGACATCATGGAGGGCTTCGAGCGGATCAACCAGCTGCCCTACCAAGAGGCGGCCGAACTCGTCGAGCACCCGGTCTCGTGCATCGACTGCCACGACCCGGAGACCCTGGAGCTGCGCGTGACGCGCCCCGCCTTCATCAACGGCATCCGCGAGCTCAAAGCCTCGCAGGGCGTCGAGGACTTCGACGTGAACGAGGACGCGACGCGGCTGGAGATGCGGACCTACGTCTGCGGCCAGTGCCACGTCGAGTATTACTTCGACGGGCCGGAGAAGCGGCTGACCTACCCCTGGAGCAAGGGCCTGACCGCGGACAGCATCCTCGCCTACTACGAGGAGAACGGGCACAAGGACTGGACGCATGCCATCAGCGGGACCTCCGCCCTCAAAGCGCAGCACCCGGAGTTCGAGCTCTACAACCAGGGCATCCACGCCCGTTCCGGCGTGACGTGCGCGGACTGCCACATGCCCTACATCCGCGAGGGCGCGATGAAGGTCAGCGATCACTGGGTCCGCAGCCCGCTGCTCAACCTCAACAACGCCTGCCAGACCTGCCACCGCTGGTCCGAGGAGGAACTCGCCCAACGGGTCCACACGATCCAGGACCGCACCTACGAGATGCGCAACACCGCCATCGACGCGACGCTCCAGCTCACGAAGCAGATCGCCGCCGCCGTCGAGGTGGGCGCGCCTGCGGCCGACATCGAGGCGGCGCGGACCTACCAGCGCGGCGCCCAGTTCCTCGCCGACTTCATCGAGGCCGAGAACTCGATGGGCTTCCACGCCGACCAGGAGGCGATGCGCATCCTCGCCAAGTCGATCAACTTAGCCCGGCTCGGGCAAGTCGCCCTGAGCGGCGTCCCGGTGCCGCCTACGGCGCCCGCGCTACCCGCGCCGCCGCAGACGGTCTCACCGCTGGCCGCGCGGACGATCAGCACGAACTAG
- a CDS encoding PLP-dependent aspartate aminotransferase family protein yields MELRSERFATRAVHAGRSDLAALGVHAPPLDLSTTYPFADLDAATDSLDALVSGDREAANPVYARLYNPTVGRFEEALAALEGAEAAVAFGSGMAALTAVLLAARQDGEHVVGIRPLYGTSDHLLSSGLLGLDVTWTTADAVGEAIRPDTSLVVIETPANPTLRLVDIEAVVTQAGGVPVLVDSTFATPVLQRPLDHGAALVLHSATKFLGGHGDVIAGVVATSEAWARRLRQVRVVTGALLHPLAAYLLHRGLPTLPLRVERAQATAQTLAERLAAHDAVTAVHYPGLDGGDPLRLIGRQMSGPGAILAFEVAGGHDAATALLRAVRLMTPAVSLGSTDTLIQHPAGLTHRVVDADARAASGITDGLLRISVGLEDADDLWADLARGLRAAKRAEKAVAEFV; encoded by the coding sequence ATGGAACTCCGCTCCGAACGTTTCGCCACCCGCGCCGTCCACGCCGGCCGCTCCGACCTCGCCGCGCTCGGCGTCCACGCCCCGCCGCTCGACCTCTCGACGACGTACCCCTTCGCCGATCTCGACGCGGCCACGGACAGCCTCGACGCGCTCGTCTCCGGCGACCGCGAGGCCGCGAACCCGGTCTACGCCCGGCTCTACAACCCGACCGTCGGGCGGTTCGAGGAAGCGCTCGCGGCGCTCGAAGGGGCCGAGGCGGCGGTCGCCTTCGGCTCGGGGATGGCCGCGCTCACGGCCGTGCTCCTCGCCGCGCGGCAGGACGGCGAGCACGTCGTCGGCATCCGCCCGCTCTACGGCACGTCGGACCACCTCCTGAGCAGCGGCCTCCTCGGCCTCGACGTGACGTGGACGACGGCCGACGCGGTGGGCGAGGCGATCCGGCCCGACACATCGCTCGTCGTGATCGAGACGCCGGCGAACCCGACGCTCCGGCTCGTCGATATCGAGGCCGTCGTGACGCAGGCGGGCGGGGTGCCCGTGCTCGTGGACTCGACGTTCGCGACGCCCGTGCTGCAGCGCCCGCTCGACCACGGCGCGGCGCTCGTGCTCCACAGCGCGACGAAATTCCTCGGCGGCCACGGCGACGTGATCGCCGGCGTCGTGGCGACGAGCGAGGCGTGGGCGCGGCGGCTGCGGCAGGTCCGCGTCGTCACGGGCGCGCTCCTCCACCCGCTCGCGGCATACCTCCTCCACCGCGGCCTCCCGACGCTCCCGCTCCGCGTCGAGCGGGCACAGGCGACGGCCCAAACCCTCGCCGAACGCCTCGCCGCGCACGACGCCGTGACGGCCGTGCACTACCCCGGCCTCGACGGCGGCGACCCGCTCCGCCTCATCGGCCGGCAGATGAGCGGGCCCGGCGCGATCCTCGCCTTCGAGGTCGCGGGTGGGCACGACGCGGCGACGGCGCTCCTCCGCGCGGTCCGACTGATGACGCCCGCCGTCAGCCTCGGCTCGACGGACACGCTCATCCAGCATCCGGCCGGGCTCACGCACCGCGTCGTCGACGCCGACGCCCGCGCTGCGAGCGGCATCACCGACGGCCTCCTCCGCATCTCCGTCGGGCTCGAAGACGCCGACGACCTGTGGGCCGATCTCGCCCGTGGCCTCCGCGCGGCCAAGCGCGCCGAAAAGGCCGTCGCGGAGTTCGTCTGA
- a CDS encoding Lrp/AsnC family transcriptional regulator, with protein MRPLDRTDCDIVAHLQKNARLSNKELAAAVGVAPSTCLERVRRLSDDGVLRGYHAEVDPAAVGVGLQALVAVRLGQHSQPVVEAFQAHALALPEVVQAFHTTGANDFLIHVAVRDAEHLRDLALTAFTERPEVVHIETALLFAHHRAPGLPLLLDAAP; from the coding sequence ATGCGCCCTCTCGATCGAACGGACTGCGACATCGTCGCCCACTTGCAGAAGAATGCTCGGCTCTCGAACAAGGAGCTCGCCGCCGCCGTCGGCGTCGCGCCCTCGACGTGCCTCGAACGAGTGCGCCGGCTGAGCGACGACGGCGTACTGCGCGGCTACCACGCCGAGGTCGATCCCGCGGCCGTCGGCGTCGGGTTGCAGGCGCTCGTTGCGGTCCGGCTCGGGCAGCACTCGCAGCCCGTCGTCGAGGCGTTTCAGGCCCACGCGCTGGCGCTCCCCGAGGTCGTGCAGGCGTTCCACACGACGGGCGCGAACGACTTCCTCATCCACGTCGCCGTGCGCGACGCCGAGCACCTCCGCGACCTCGCGCTGACGGCGTTCACCGAGCGGCCGGAGGTCGTCCACATCGAGACGGCGCTGCTGTTTGCGCACCACCGCGCGCCCGGCCTCCCGCTCCTCCTCGACGCGGCGCCGTAG
- a CDS encoding TonB-dependent receptor: MALRVFLLAALVLAPTLVAAQGLTGRVVDAVTQEALPGANVAVLGPDDEVLGGTATDADGRFRIPSLAAGTVRVRASFVGYDPQIRTDVVVQSSRPTFLLFELREASLGEVVVQAGFFDDALDAPVSVQSLGPEEIRRTPGGQNDISRSLLALPGVASGVDVRNDLLVRGGGPSENAYFVDGIEIPQINHFATQGASGGALGLLNVDFIREATFYTGGFPVRYGDAASSVLVVENRPGSPELLAGDFTVGATEAALSLDGSSGPDFNWTFSGRRSYLQLLFQALGLPIRPAYWDFQSRVEWSPRPQDRLVYFGLWAIDDFDLVPPDDPEDFEGIETASRVLDNDQRSYTQGVSWRRLVPGGFFTTAVSRSWQDFAFADRDEDGVALLSNDAEEAAWRLRTDGDLRLSHAFTLGLGGGASRETIGTDFFQRATPATSFDDDLRFATDLGLWKGFGYAQLTARTFRDRLALTAGLRADATDFLDQAAVLSPRLSASLAVTERVEVGASVGRFTQSPELIALAVQRDGAYVNRGLRWIDVGQVVGGLAVTPLPSLRVSVEGFFKAYSDYPVSASDPRISLANLGGDYGIVGAEPLIPVGEGRAYGVELSAQKKLTKRVYGLGAYTLGWSEFTGADGVFRPSAWDVRHNLSLTGGVRLGKWEIGSRLVVQSGRPFTPFDLEASEEEYALSRRGVPDLDRLNAERTPGYARWDLRVDRRFGLGRAVNAVVYLDVQNVLDRENVFGLEYTEDPAEPDRLREQTNVGRLPTIGFSVEF, from the coding sequence ATGGCCCTCCGCGTCTTCCTTCTCGCCGCACTCGTCCTCGCCCCGACCCTCGTTGCGGCGCAGGGGCTCACCGGTCGCGTCGTCGACGCCGTGACGCAGGAGGCGCTGCCGGGCGCGAACGTCGCCGTGCTCGGCCCCGACGACGAGGTGCTCGGCGGGACCGCGACCGACGCCGACGGCCGCTTCCGCATCCCGAGCCTCGCGGCGGGCACGGTCCGCGTGCGGGCGTCCTTCGTCGGCTACGACCCGCAGATTCGCACCGACGTCGTCGTGCAGTCGAGCCGGCCAACGTTCCTCCTCTTCGAGTTGCGGGAGGCGAGCCTCGGCGAGGTTGTCGTGCAGGCGGGGTTCTTCGACGACGCGCTCGACGCGCCGGTGTCGGTGCAGTCGCTCGGGCCGGAGGAGATCCGCCGGACGCCGGGCGGGCAGAACGACATCTCGCGCTCGCTCCTCGCGCTCCCCGGCGTCGCGAGCGGCGTCGACGTGCGGAACGACCTGCTCGTGCGCGGCGGCGGCCCGAGCGAGAACGCCTATTTCGTCGACGGCATCGAGATCCCGCAGATCAACCACTTCGCCACGCAGGGCGCCTCCGGCGGCGCGCTCGGCCTGCTCAACGTCGACTTCATCCGCGAGGCGACGTTCTACACCGGCGGCTTCCCCGTCCGCTACGGCGATGCGGCCTCGTCGGTGCTCGTCGTCGAGAACCGGCCGGGCAGCCCGGAACTCCTCGCGGGCGACTTCACGGTCGGCGCGACCGAGGCGGCGCTCTCGCTCGATGGGTCGTCGGGGCCGGACTTCAACTGGACGTTCTCGGGCCGACGCTCGTACCTCCAACTCCTGTTCCAGGCGCTCGGCCTCCCGATCCGCCCGGCGTACTGGGACTTCCAGAGCCGCGTCGAGTGGAGCCCGCGGCCGCAGGACCGGCTCGTTTACTTCGGGCTGTGGGCGATTGACGATTTCGACCTCGTCCCGCCCGACGACCCGGAGGACTTTGAGGGGATCGAGACGGCGTCGCGCGTGCTCGACAACGATCAGCGGAGCTACACGCAGGGCGTCTCGTGGCGGCGGCTCGTGCCCGGCGGATTTTTCACGACGGCCGTCAGCCGCTCGTGGCAGGACTTCGCCTTCGCGGACCGCGACGAGGACGGCGTCGCGCTCCTTTCGAACGACGCCGAGGAGGCCGCGTGGCGGCTCCGCACCGACGGCGACCTCCGCCTCAGCCACGCCTTCACGCTCGGCCTCGGCGGCGGCGCGTCGCGCGAGACGATCGGGACGGACTTTTTCCAGCGCGCCACGCCCGCCACGTCATTCGACGACGACCTCCGCTTCGCGACGGACCTCGGCCTGTGGAAAGGCTTCGGCTACGCCCAACTCACCGCCCGCACGTTTCGTGATCGTCTCGCCCTCACCGCCGGCCTCCGCGCCGACGCGACCGACTTCCTCGACCAGGCGGCGGTCCTCTCGCCCCGCCTCAGCGCGTCGCTCGCCGTAACGGAGCGCGTCGAAGTCGGGGCTTCCGTCGGGCGGTTCACGCAGTCGCCGGAGCTGATCGCGCTCGCCGTGCAACGCGACGGGGCGTACGTCAACCGAGGGCTCCGGTGGATCGACGTGGGCCAGGTCGTCGGCGGGCTCGCCGTGACGCCGCTTCCGAGCCTGCGGGTGTCGGTCGAAGGGTTTTTCAAAGCGTACAGCGACTACCCCGTCTCGGCGTCGGATCCGCGGATTTCGCTCGCGAACCTCGGCGGCGACTACGGCATCGTCGGGGCCGAGCCGCTCATTCCGGTGGGCGAGGGCCGCGCGTACGGCGTCGAACTCTCGGCGCAGAAGAAGCTGACGAAGCGGGTCTACGGGCTCGGCGCGTACACACTCGGCTGGAGCGAGTTCACGGGGGCCGACGGCGTCTTCCGCCCGAGCGCGTGGGACGTCCGCCACAACCTCTCGCTGACGGGCGGCGTCCGGCTCGGCAAGTGGGAGATCGGCTCGCGGCTCGTCGTGCAGTCGGGCCGGCCGTTCACGCCGTTCGATCTCGAAGCGTCGGAGGAGGAGTACGCCCTCTCGCGCCGTGGCGTGCCCGACCTCGACCGGCTCAACGCGGAGCGGACGCCGGGCTACGCGCGGTGGGACCTCCGCGTCGACCGCCGCTTCGGGCTCGGCCGCGCCGTCAACGCCGTCGTCTACCTCGACGTGCAGAACGTGCTCGACCGCGAGAACGTGTTCGGACTCGAATACACCGAGGACCCCGCCGAGCCCGACCGGCTCCGCGAGCAGACGAACGTCGGCCGCCTCCCCACGATCGGGTTCAGCGTCGAGTTCTAA